The sequence aagagggtgttggctacaatcatgttgtaggctagagcaaagcttaagacatcttctccttcttgattccttatgccatagccaaagcccccatgcgccccttcaaaacctgtgttagatgtacccacgtggccattgaggtctcctcctatgaagagcttctcaccaatcggtacactcctaaccatgtcttccaggccttcccagaactccctcttggtgttctcattgtggcctacttgcggggcatacgcgctgataacattgagaaccaagtcctcaactaccagcttgaccaggataatccggtccccacgtctcttgacatctaccactccatacttgaggctcttgttaaTTCGGTGGTCTTggaatctcgatgtaatttttattatgtttgagatgctttgcACTTCCGATAAAATTTTATAATAAATCTGATCTTTCCGCAAAAATATCAAATGACCATCATCTCACTCCCAGAGAAACAGCGAGTAGTACTAACAAATTGTCGGATCTAACACTTAATGCTATTGGCCAAAACGTAAATTAACCAACACAATAGCATAGGTTAACTGCAGGACCTCATAAAAGGAGATTATCTCTATAAGCTGTTAATATCCAACAAAAACTCCAAATCATAATACCTAATATTGAAaaaaaaagattaaataaaaaataTCCAAAACAACAAGAATACCATAGTTAAAAAGGTGCGCCTAGGCGAGCGCTTAAGCACGCCTAAGCTCTAGGCGATAGCAAATCACCTAGCGCATAATTGCGGTTTGGTCAGAAAAGCGCAAGGTGgcggcaaaacgcacaattaacgcctggCGCTTTTTTGAACTTTGAAGAATACTTGCGGGTTTTTTCTTAATCATCGAAGCTTAAATGAACACTTATCGAAGAATACTCCTGGTGTCCCCAAATTTAGCCGGCACCAGATGAACAATCAATGCTACAAAATTTTGACCAATGAAGACTAATATATATGGTGGTATATGGCTTGAGCATAAACAATAATACCGTTTGCCCTGCAAAATACTTTTATGCCATATGTCCTTTTTACTAATTTGATGGCATGTTATAAATAAAAATCATAGTCAAAATTGTGCATTGAAGATTGTAAGAAGTGTCTTAcattttgaaacagagggagtaacaCAGTAGCCATATGTAGCGCCGCACTGCTCCTATGTGTTGTGCGTGCCTTtttgtatgtactccctccgtcccaaaataagtgtctgacacttattttgggacagagggagtagcatacTAGCATATACATAAATAAATGATGCAGCAGTTTGTGGAAGAAACACACAATGCAGGGTAACCACAACAATCATATTTGACGTTCCTATATCTTCATTACTAGTATTAAAGTGGAGTTGGTACGTTTGCTTTCTTGCCTCCAGCTCCCTCTAGTGATTGCCTCAACCACCACGATTTGTTTTCAAACCCATGCCCCACCTCCTCCCTAATTTCTGGTTTTTACTACGGTACCAATTTTGTGgtcatcatcacctttccttttactTCTCTTTCCTTGTTAGCACTTGCTCGCCCACAGTCGCAACAAACATGTATATCTCCTAGATCCCCGCCTTCTCTTCCCGAAGGACGTCCTCTCAGCTGACTGCACTCGCTTCTCCATCTACCCCGCCTACCAGTCTCTCCCAAACGTGATACATGTCGCCGTCACTGGTGTCTCCGTATCATCAAAGCACCATCGGCACACCTTGCTAGAAATTAATTACCAGAGTACATAACATTTTGCTTTGATTACCGAAAGAAGCATGAAGTTGCTTCATCAGCACTTGCGCAATTAAGAAAGGATCCATTTGTTTATACATGTGTGTTGCATGTCACCATCTCTCTTCTATGGCAGGAGTAAAACTAATATGCACCAAAGGTGTGGCTCGTATTTGGGCAGGGTTCATGAACATTGGATCGGTAGCACTAAGGTTGGATTCTGTACCACTCTCGTGTTCAGGTAATATAAAGTAATCATGTGAGTGTTTGCTCCAGTAATTGATACATGTTTCTAATCTTGTCCGGGTTTTTAACGATGGGTCACCTGCAGCTGATCTTTGTATGTGATTGTAGAATTAGGATCCATGTGGCCTCTCGTCGCCTTGATCGACAACCTCTCCGACCACGTTGGTATATTCATTGTGGCTTGTGGTTTCCAGTAACTTTTTCCTCTAATCCAAAGGTCGGAAGGCAATTTTAGATTGGTTATGCACTTCTTCGCAAGCAACCTTTCACCACAAGCGAAATTCTTAGGTTTGCTTGTGACGAAAGGCATGAACATGGAGAGCCACAGAGAGCTCTCGTGTATAGAACAATAACCCATGAAGAGCCCATGATGCTGGACGTGCCGCCACTGCCCACTGCTGCCTTCCTGGCTCACACAGGCAGCAACAAGGTTAACCGCCAACACTCGCTGCTGCCGTCCCCGCACATGCAGGCAGCAATAAGGTAACCACCAAGGTCTGAGGATTTGGCTGGGAATTAGTTAGTTAAACTGTGGAACAATTAATTTTGTGGAAGGAAGATAATCCTGTGACCGAATACCATGATAATAACATTTTTGCATGGACTCCAGTCTCCAACCTTTGATTTAGCTATGTTGGCCTGATATTTTTACACCTTTTGTAGCTATTGTTCGACAACAGAGCATATCCTCCCAGCTCAAGTTTATTGAGGTGCACAATGTGTGGCCATTCTTCGGCTGGGGTGATAAGCTATGTCATAGATTTGACAGAGGCAGAAAATATGACAATGAAGTTGACATGGAATAGGAAGGAAGGGGCCTGGAGGGTGTGTGAGAAGATAGATGCTGGAAAGTGGGTGTGTTCCGTACAGCCATCGTGCACCGGTCATTCGGTCAACATGTGGAGAGATATAATATGATAAGAGAAAATTGTTTGATTAATTGTTTAGTTGTTTACTATATGTTTTATTGTCCCGTGACACGGGTATTTAGCTAGTTTTATATGTTCTAGTCTTAGAAACTTTGTTTAGCATCTGTCAACTGCAAGAGTTGGGGCTTCTTTGGAAAAAGGGATTTCTATAGGAATTTCGTACAATTAGAATCATGTGTATAATTATATGATCATATATTTCATTCCAAACATTCGCAGTGTGCACTGAACATCATATTTTCCTTACCTTCGACTTCAGGCAAATCCAATACAACATGTCGCTTTATATCTCTTTTTTCTCTGATCAAGAAACATTAGCCTGTAACTCTTCTGGAGCATTCAAACAGCTACGACTCACGGACTCCTCTAGGTCTGGCATGTTGTTGTAGGCCCAAGTACCAGAGCATGTCCGAAACCACAACAGCATTCATGCCACATGACTAAGTGGTGTCTCGGGTTTCGAAGGTTGATAAAACTGGCCCAACCTGGGAGTACAAAGCCACTAGGCTCATGGACGGTCACTAACCCCTTCATTAAGAACCTATTTCCTGCCGCTACATCCATCCTCCTTTCATGTGCCAGCAAGCTCCCATACTACCAATGAGCAATGTTCCGATTAACTGATTTATCAGCCGATTAACTAACCGATTCGCCTATTTAACCCTACTCAGCACCTGACTGATATGGTACCAGTTACCGATATCCTGAACGTTGCCAATGAGAAGGGAGCCAAAACTTGGTTTGTAGACTGGTTACCAGATCAAGCAAAATGAATTATATTTAGTGCAAAATCTAATACCTCAAAGTTCTAGTAAGACTGGTTATCAGATCAAGCAAAATGAACTCTTTCAGGTACAAAATCTAATGTCCCAAAGTTCATCGTTAGGATGCAATTTAACCATTACAGTAGTTGTACAATAGCAATAAAATAATGACAACAGATTGTCTGGGTTTCCAGACGTTAGGGaataaaaaaaaaatcctatattACCTTGGTGGAAGCATATCAGAATTTCCAAAATGGTTAAGAAGGCATTTCATGTTCAATGGATGAAGAATTAGGTGCTGACCATCAATCACCTGCAACAAGATTTTAAAATTCAAATTTTTGTAAACACCAAACCTTCAGCACTTGGAGAATCATCATCACATAGTCTCAGGCATGACACAAACCTGGTAAAATGTGTATGAGTCTTGATCATTTGAATCAACTGCAACAGCGCGTCCCTCTTCCATTTTTTGTGGCACTCCCTTTTTGGAGTTAATATAACGGGGTGAAACAGAAAGCCCTGAAACACCGGTAATAATATCTCCATCTGAAAGAGGGGAGAGTTTATGCCCACTGTTCGTATGTGAAGTTTTCGGATTATCAGAGTTCTTCAATTTGTTACTAGAGATAGGAGAGGAGCTATTTTTTAGAGGGGGGCTGCTACTGTAATATCTGAACTCAGACCAGTATTTCATCCTTTCTTCCAGTTGCTCCAAAGCAGCGGAAACATATGGAAGTTTCTCCAAGTCATCAACAAGGCCTAAGTCAGCCATCTGCAACCAATTACTGAGATCTGATTTTGCCCCTCTAACGGAGAGCTCAACATCAGATGTCAAAATGAACTTGGAGAAAACATTGCAAGGATCTTCATCTAAAGAAGAATATTCACTAGACGAATTCCTAAGAAAAGGAGTGAGTGAATTTTTTGGCCGCCCTAGAAGTGCGAAGGTCACATTGTCGCCAATATGGAAATGCTGAAGTTGAGTGACAAAGATGGTGGTCAACCCTTTTGCAGATATCATCATGAAACACAGTGGGCacttcttccagcactcacctctgTAATCCTCTTTACCCATTAGTAAATAATGCAAAATGCATGGAAAGCAATATATATGACCGCATGATGTAATCTGCGGGCACAGCGGGCTTTCCAAACAAATTGGACATCGCACCTCAGAAGGACTACAATATCTTACACAGATGATATCTTCCCACTGGAGCATCTTATCAGGATCCATTGAATCAATCTGATAATTTCCAGTATCCAACACAACAAACTTAAAATTTGCTTGGAGGAACAAGTCCTTGTTGTAAGGCTTAATCTTCCTTTGCCTTCTCGGTGGATATGTTCTAGGGCCACGAGGCTGCGGTCGAGAAATAGGATCATACTGGAAATTCAGAAGATAATTTGCATTCACAGCCTGATTCTTTCTAGAAGCCAGCAGAGCTCCATTACCCTGAAGTCCATCAGAACTATGGTCAATCTCCAGGGACCCCACCAACTCAAGTCTCTGAACATCTGCCTGAACTGAGCCGCCACTGTGCACTGTGAGACCCAAACTCCCCTGTCCAGAAGACTGGCATTCAGAAACATCACTAACCTCTTGGGCGTACGGATCATCCTCTTCACCAGATATTCTAAATCCAACTACCTGGGACTGAATTCATTCGCATGGATAAGCCAAGGGCAGAAACAAAGTTATTTGTACATAAGCTGAAAACAGTTAACTTGAATTAAATTAAACtaaaattattcagatgttcttaAATAACTTTACCGCTTGGGATGTATCAACAGATTGTCCAATAAAACCCACTGAGTCTGCAAAATATATCCTATTGTTAGCATTAAACTGGAAATGGAAAGTTTTCAGATAGCGAGGGCGGGACTAATACCATGAAAGAAAGACAACTGTGGGGCATATACCATGTAGACAACTTATGAGACTGAAGCAGATACTTATCAATCAGCATGCTGATACGAGACATTATCAAGAGTCGATGTGATCGAATGTAAGACAATCAAGAACACAACATCACTGCACAAGGAGCAAACCAGCTAACATACTTTTGACTGAAAATATGAACTATTAATTTACACCGTTTCCATATGAAACTATTGTTCGGTATTATAGTAATAAAGGTTTCCAAACGGCAGTCTTATGCTCGTGGAGAAGCATTTGGTGTGTGTATATTGGGGTACGTGTGAAGCAGATGGACATGCTAATATCCTTAGAGAACAGACTCATAGCCTACAGCTAGTCGTATAAACACAGAAAATAGCATCATCCAGAGCAATAATATGTACCTGAATTCCTTAGAGGCTACCGTCGAGCTAAATGGAGAGTCAAAAGCTCAGTTTAGCACAATCCCCAGAGTCAAAAGCTCTAACCCTAGAGCTAGAGACTTAACTCTCAATCTATCAAATATACTGTATGTACTACCAAAGCTTTCACCCGAAGCACGGAGCCAGTCCTGCGGAAGTAGTAATACCTAACCGCAGCCTGGTAGCATCTAATCGACCAGTTAACCAATCCAATACAGATCTACCCACAACACCCGCCAATCGATGTACGGCATGGAAAGGAAGGAGCGTGCGAAAAGACCGAGAGAAACTTCACCGGTGCTTGCGCCGTCCCTGCCGACGCCAGGCGCGGCGGCAGAGGCCCGAGGGGAAGAGCGACTGCCGCGGCGAGAGGCGGTGCCATGGCGAGGGCTGGGGCTAGGGTTCGAGGCGCGCGGAGCGGGCGGGTGGGATCCTCTGGTGGATTCTGTAGGGGAGATGGACATGAACCCGCGCGGGAGCTCGTGGGTGAGTTtggtcggcggcgagggggggACACCGGTAACTCCGGCACGGGGAAGGAGGTGCGAGCTTTTATACGTTTTCTTTCCTTGAAAGCCATTGTGGCGACTTTATTCCATTGGCATATACCGTTTGCTTGTAGTACTTTGTACGTAATGGAGTATTGTCGATCAATGTAGCACCAAAATGTACtattccaaaaatcctaaaatattaGAGATTAAGCGAGTTTCAAGGTAAAACAAAAAGCATCGCTGAATTAGAATTTGTAATAATGTTCGGCAAGTATCATGCTATTTTAAAAAGAATCTAGAAAACTAAATAGGATGTAGAGCTCGTACATTTAGTAGATGACTCATTGTACTGCGCAAAAATCAAATACGACCAAAAAGTGAGAGTAATTATATGAAACTGTAACTCATAGTTGTTATAGTGCTCTACATACCAAACATGACACTTGGTTCATGCAACTTTGGTTCTCAAACCAAACACATGCATAAAGAACATCTAAGTATGTAAGACGGTTTTGATGTAACATAATCCGTGTGAAATTCTTAGTTTTGTATAACGTGAAGTGAGTGGTGCACTCTCGGGGTACCGCCTTGCGGACCAGTTGGTAGACGTAGTTTCTGACGGTCTTTGGAGCAACGCCTTTAGACTCAGAGACATTGCATTTAGCTACAATCACGAGTGGGGAACTCGATACTCAACTCGTAATATGTTGGAGGTGCATTTTGGATGTCGTGTTGTTGCTTCCTTCTTGACACCTTTCTTTTCTATTGCTCTGGCATCTTGTATAAGATCTTACAGATGACTCGCTCCCCGCCTTCTAGGCCTCGACGCCATCAAGGTGGTATAGATGCATCATCAATTTGATCTTGTCCAGGACGACGCCGGACTTGGTGTAAAGCTCATCTACCCTCGTTGGCCTTCAATGCCAGGCTAGTCTTAAAAAGCAAAAGAATAAATGGTTGCCCATGTCCTCCATTGTCACGCATACTCGAGCAATGATCATACACAACAATCAATAGTTGATTGGTTCGAATACTGTTGCATGTGTCCGTGAGATGTCAGCGTTCAGCATTCTCTCTTGGTTGATGCAACAAATTGGAATGTATGACATATTCCGTATCTAAACCAAACCCATGTCATAATAAGTAGACAACTCaacaaatacaaaaaatatttatgttcGTGGTTAGCTGCCTAGCAAGGAAGCAATGTGGATGGGTGTTTCACCTAGAAGTTTCTCTGGATGGATGCAACATATGGCTTCCTTGATAGCTATGGTAATATGAAATGATCAATCCGAGTGTGAGATCTCGTGCCATTATTGAGCCTGAAGCCGACCGGCAGCAACGACCAACACTTTTTGAACTACACACCAATTAATCTCATTGCAAACATGCTTAATATATCAAACATGTGTCgttgcgaggagataagtcaacTGTCAATGCAAATCAAAATACAAATACAAGAAAACCCAACAAACTCTACCATACCTGATGTTACGTCTCCAGACCGGACCTAGGCAAGACAGTTGTCGCGCGTGTATAGATTGAGAATCTATACACACGCAAGGTGTAGTTTAAGCAAGCATTAACCAGCAGCAGAACATGAAAGCTCATATATTCACTTTACAAATTTCTTTACATTTGCAAATAGCTGAAGAATTACATAGGATTTTGAAGTCACTTCCCCTGTT comes from Triticum aestivum cultivar Chinese Spring chromosome 5B, IWGSC CS RefSeq v2.1, whole genome shotgun sequence and encodes:
- the LOC123111233 gene encoding RING finger protein 10 — encoded protein: MSISPTESTRGSHPPAPRASNPSPSPRHGTASRRGSRSSPRASAAAPGVGRDGASTDSVGFIGQSVDTSQASQVVGFRISGEEDDPYAQEVSDVSECQSSGQGSLGLTVHSGGSVQADVQRLELVGSLEIDHSSDGLQGNGALLASRKNQAVNANYLLNFQYDPISRPQPRGPRTYPPRRQRKIKPYNKDLFLQANFKFVVLDTGNYQIDSMDPDKMLQWEDIICVRYCSPSEVRCPICLESPLCPQITSCGHIYCFPCILHYLLMGKEDYRGECWKKCPLCFMMISAKGLTTIFVTQLQHFHIGDNVTFALLGRPKNSLTPFLRNSSSEYSSLDEDPCNVFSKFILTSDVELSVRGAKSDLSNWLQMADLGLVDDLEKLPYVSAALEQLEERMKYWSEFRYYSSSPPLKNSSSPISSNKLKNSDNPKTSHTNSGHKLSPLSDGDIITGVSGLSVSPRYINSKKGVPQKMEEGRAVAVDSNDQDSYTFYQVIDGQHLILHPLNMKCLLNHFGNSDMLPPRVTGKILELETITQSEASRKRYRFLSHFSLTTTFQFCEIDLSDMLPPISLAPFMDEIKRREKQRMQTAKKEEKDRVKAEVAAAAQESAMRFEYTNFSRTQSDVMFSLDDFEALGNNAAGPSTSPPAGERKLFSDVTRLGFASAQGSPPLRAETGDTNNEITRDQGPVSASSVSFASILSSTRAGADSSVETPKPNGVGKAGKKRTKVLLSTGGGRRY